The region GGTTCATCTGCGATCCTGCCCTGGCTCtcgccccagccccaccccttccccagctCTCCATTTCTTGCTTATGAAATATGCATGGAGAACAGATGTCCCTGCtcccccactccccgccccccccagggccagcccccgcccccagctcccAGGGGGGTTCCCAGATCTCTCTGCCAATGGCTGCCTGGCCTGGCTGTTTAATATTGATGAGAAAGGAGGGCTGGGCCAGCCAATGGAGAGCTGGGGGTGTGTGTGCGCatctccatatatatacatagggcTGGGCCAGCTcaggtgtgtgtctgtgagtgtgtgtgtgcatgtgagtgtgggTGGCTCCAGCACCTGGCTAAGCTCACCACCTCCACCTGGGCCCTCTAATTCCCAACATGTGTACCCCTCTCGTCTGCCCCGGAGCCGGTGCAGCCATGCCACGCTGCCCTGGAGAGGTCTAGAAAGCTGGTCAGTAACTTTGCAGACGGATGAGCTCTGAGCAGCCAGAGGAGACTGGGGCTGTCAGCGCTGGCCCCCTGTCCTGCCAGTTTGGATCCCCTCACAGGGTCCTCCTAGGTAAAGGGGGAACCACGGGCTGGGAAGGCTGGGCGTGTCCCTCCCGTTCTCTGGCTCAAGTCCTCTCCAAGAGCCTCCCTCTAGTTCTGTCTCGTGCCGTGTCTCCCTGAATCCCTGGACCTCCCTCTTACCCACTTCTCCCCTTGGACTCTTTGTGCCTATCATTCTCAGTGGGGCTGGGGATGGCAGAAGCGGGGCTGGAAGTCCTTCCCCGGATGCTTGGAACTGCAGATCTTCGGAGCCTGGAACTTTGAGAGCAGAAGTGGATTTTGGGGCGAGGACTGACTTGATGGGTAAATAGACGCTGCTGTGCAGATTGGAGTTGGGGAGGACAGTGGGGCAGGTGGCAATGGGACTGGGGTCCGGTTGGGAGCAGATGGAGTGGGCTGAGGGAAGGAAGGGTAAAGTGATCAGGGATGAAGGAATGTGGGGGCCGGGGAGAGGGGGAACCAGGCTGTGACCGGCGTGGAGAACCCGGCACTGAACTCCTGGAGCGTGGGAGCGGGGGGCTGCAGCACTGAAGACATACTGGGAGGCGCTGACCTCAGGGCCTCCTGCGCTGTCGCCATGCATTCTTTCCTGTTCCTCTGAATCCTGGAGTGTGGAGTGTGTCCTAAATTTCAGCACTCACCTCCTTCTGTTTTTTGTTATggttgtgtgtgtacatgcatcaGATGGTGATGATCTCACACCCCTCAACCCTCAGAGCTTACTGTTAGTGAACAACTCGGTTGAGCCTCTTTGCTGCACGGTGGGGCGGAGCAAGGCTGGGGAGTCCTGACCCCTGTGAAGGTCTGCTTCAGGCAGGAGAACTCAGGCTGGTGAGGAAGGGGAGACGGTGATGGCAAAGGAGcctctgtgcttctgtttctgGAAGTTAGGTCCATAGAGCTCACAATGAGTGATCCGCTGTTTCGGCTTGACATTCCCCCAGAGCGAAGCCCTTTCCTCAGCCTTTCCCGGCCCATGTTCCAGCTGCCTCTCCCTGACCTCCTCTGCTCCCAGAGACAAGCAAACCCTAGCCACGCCCCAAACAGAGGTCCCCAAAGCTATCCCCATCCTCCTGTGCAGACCATCTCTGAACTGCCTTTGAGCTGGGGGAGGCTGCGGAATGGAGAGCTGATCACATTCCCTTTCCCCAGTTTTCCTTGCACAGTTGCTAAAAGGGCCAGGGAGCAGCAAGGTCGAGAGTGCTGATgacagagctggaggaaggggCTGTCCTGGGCAGGGGGACCGTTGCCCAAGGAGCTACGTCCCCCTGATTCTAGCGGTCAGGGTGGTAGGATCGGACGTCTGCTACGGTCCTGTTGTGTGGGgtttgggggctggggaggactGAGCGCCAAATGCCCTAGTCCACTCTACAAAGGGCAGGCTGTGTGTTTATCGCCCgtacccctccacacacacatccGGAAGCAGCCAGGGTGGAGAGGGGCCCTGGGAGGACGGGGGTGGCAGGGCCAAGGCTTGCAACGTTCCCCTCACAACTGGGAGAGGTTTGGCCATAGCCCATCTCCCTTGGAGCTGCGGCTCCAGTCTTGCTCAGTCCTCTGTCCTTttaattattaaacatttttttattgtgataaaaacaCATAACATATAATTAGAAATTTTAAGCGTATGGTTCAATAATGTTAAGTATATTCATGTTGTTGTGAAACAGAGCTctggaactttttcatcttggaaACTTGAAACTCTGTAACTTTTTAGCAATACCTCCCCAACTCCTGGCCTCAGACTCTGAAGCATCATTCTACTTTCTGCTAACTACTTAGATACATCATAGAAGTGGAATCAAAGGATATTTGTATTTTTGCAACTGATTCATTTCACTctgcataatgtcctcaaggttcttCCATACTGTAGCACTGGTGATaggattttcttcccttttaaggctgaataatattccattgtgagtATATGCCACATGTTTTAATCTGTACATcttttgatgggcatttgggttgtttccatattttagttattgtgaataatgctacagtgaacatgggggtgcagacatctcttcaagatcctgattTCGATTCTCTTGGACATATATACACAGAAGTGGGATTGTGAGATCATGTGgtacttctgtttttaatttttaaaggaaactgcaTACTCTTTCCAtaagttgcaccattttacaatccTACCAACAGGGCAAAGTGTCCCAATGTCTCCCTatcctgttgtgtgtgtgtgtgtgtttgtgtgtgtgacaaTAATCATCCTAACAAGTGTGAGGTtacatctcattgtgattttgatttgcatttctctgatgattagtgatgttgataaTCTTTTCTTATGTTtgctggccatttgtatatcatcttgggagaaatgtcttcaagtcctttgcccatttcttggtcaagttttttttttttcttcattgaacTGTGGGAGCTCTTGATACTActctggatattaatcctttatcatccatattatttgcaaatattctctcctgCTGCCCTTTCAGTCTGCTGATTGTGTCCTGTGATGCACAGGCGACTttaagtttgatgtagtcccgtttgtctatttctgcttttgtttcttggtCTTTTGGTGTCATGTGAGAAATCATCACCAAGTCCAGTGTCATGAAGCTTTTCCTCTGCGGTTGCTTCTAGGAGCTACAGCGTTAGGTCCTACGTGTAGGTCTTTAATCCTCTTGTTTAGTTTTATCCTGCCCTGTGTTCTTCTCATGGGTTCTCCTCCTTTCCAGTTGCTGACTTTCTGGgtctcctcccttctttccagCTTTCCTCTTTACACTGTGGCCACCTGCTCCTCTCTCTTGCGCCCCACCCCCCAATCCTCCCCATGTTTCTGCTGTCCTTTCCCCAAGATTACAGTACCTTCCCCCTCCCAGCCCATCTTAAGCCTTCCTCCTGGCTCCGCGTCTCTGAGctgtcccctccttcctgcctctgacCTCACtcatttccccttctttcttccagACTCCCGCCCGGAACCCTGACCATGGAATCCTGAAGTTTTCTGACTTCCTGAGCTCAGTGGCAgacctccccaccccaggcccttcctgcccctcccgCCACCAGCTTTCAGGCTcccagagggaggggtggggagggggtcctgATCTCACTGGGCGGGGGGCATCCATCATGATGCTCAACTCAGACACCATGGAGCTGGACCTGCCTCTCACCCACTCTGAGACCGAGTCCGGCTTCAGCGactgtgggggcggggcgggccccgacggggcggggcccggggggCCTAGGGGCGGCCCGGCCCGGGGCCTGGAACCTGGAGAGCCGGGCCGGAAAGACCTGCAGCACTTGAGCCGCGAGGAGCGTCGGCGCCGGCGGCGCGCCACAGCCAAGTACCGCACGGCCCATGCCACGCGGGAGCGGATCCGTGTGGAAGCCTTCAACTTGGCCTTCGCCGAGCTCCGCAAGCTGCTGCCCACGCTGCCCCCCGACAAGAAGCTTTCCAAGATTGAGATCCTGCGCCTGGCCATCTGCTACATCTCCTACCTGAACCACGTGCTGGACGTGTGAACACGGCCTGCCTCCCCGCCGGGTCCACCCGTCTCACCCTCTCACTGCTTAGAACGGCCTCTCCTTCCTGAGCCCCTGTACCTCGGCATGGCATGTACCCACAGGCCCCGGGCCCAGGCAGAGAGCCCACTGGTGGGTCATGGAGGCGACTTTCTTTGACTCACCCAGGCACCCAGAGGGCTCCTCTCGTGGGTACCTTCCACGGTTAGCGGTCGGGGCCCAGCTGGCTCGAAATGTTTGCTGGGCTGGGGGTATAGTCTTGGCTTGCTTATGGGCTGCTCCCTCTTCTACTCCTAGTCCCAGATTTTCAGAGACttcccccctcccttccccagacCCCAACTCTGCCTCCCACCCTCCTTCTACCCCGCTCCAGCTTTTCCTGCCTATAGCAGGGAGGGGCATGAGAACAGGAAGGGGGAAAGCTGGGATTAGAGTGGGGTGGGCTTTTTATTAAGCATCCCAGTCTAGTCCTGGGAGGCGGGGCTCCAGGAGTTAACTCCTCTGAGGGGCATCTCAGTAGCTGGGAATTGTGGGAAAACTCCCTGTTTTCTACGTCTTTCCTGAGGCTTAGCATATACAGACCTCGGTTCTTACTTGGTAGTGAGTGCCTTGCCCTCTCTGAGCTATTtggccctctcccttccccttccaCCCAAGCCTCCCAACTTGCTTCTTCCTTGTGTGCAGCTAGAGAAAGGGAAACCTAGATCTGGGGGTCGGGGAGCATGTCCCCAGACTCAGCCCAGAGGATCTGCAAAAGGCCCCGGCAGTGGGTGGGCTGGATCTCGGGTCTGCTCCCTCCTTCCCCGCCCACCACGAAGACGTGAGAAGCCCACACTGGTTTCCCTGTTGGGTGCAGGGGTTATGCCCCATTATTGCCCTCTGGGAAAGCTCAGCTCTTCTGCCCCATGACTTGTTTattgtattttcttctctttccttaagCTGCCTTTAGCAGGGGAGagacccctaccccaccccaccttgAGGCCCTCTTGTCCCCGCCCTCCCCCCATGTTGCTGAGCCCACCTGCTCACTAGCTGGGGTCAGTGACAGAATGAAGGGCCAGAGAACCTGTGTAGAAGAGATGCGCTCCCACACTTCCCATGTTCCACCTCCCTCACACCAAACTCCTAAGCTCTACAAGGATATTATTTATTTACgtattatttattcatctatttatttacttatttatttataaatatgactATTTATTGCCGAGTCGTGCACTTTGGGGTGGAGTGAGGAGGCTCCTGGCAGCCCTCGCCTGGCCTTCCTTACTTCCTCCCTGGTTATTCCCTTCCCTTTCTTGTCCCTTCTGCAACTCCAGGTGTGTGGGGACCCTTTCCCTCACCACACCCATATCCCCTCCTAGGACCCATCTGTCCTGACGCCCTAATCCTCGGGATGATACCCCCTTTACCCTGCCAGCACTCCTGGATCCTTCTTCAGCTCCCTTCATCCCCAGACAGTCCCACCCCAGTCCTGCCTGCTTCTTTTCCCTTTCCAACCCTCCCCCACAATCCTCACTTCTTCCTaagaaaccccccccccccacaacagTGGGCCCTCAGGGGTCTGTGTCCCATGTGTGAGTCCCTCCTGTTGAAATTCTGATTTCATATACAAGGAAAAATTAAAGTGACCTCATTCTAGCACCAGGTATGGCTGTGGATCATTCGACTGGGTTGGGACGCTGGGTTGCAGGTTATGGCAGGGCAGGCATTGAGGGTCCCAAGCTTTGAAGACTTCTTATGGGGTCATGAGAGCTCATTGTggtgggaaaatgaaaaaagagagaagaggggtGCCAGAGTGTGTAGGGGAATGTGTAGCAGGTCCCAGACTCCTCCACCTAAAGTGGAGTACCTCCACCTTGATACCCATCCAGGGACACTTCCTGAGTCTTCTGATGTTGTGCTTCTGCTTCTGCTCTCTGTGGATCAGAGAAAGAGCTGAGTGTCCTAGTGA is a window of Ovis aries strain OAR_USU_Benz2616 breed Rambouillet chromosome 1, ARS-UI_Ramb_v3.0, whole genome shotgun sequence DNA encoding:
- the NHLH1 gene encoding helix-loop-helix protein 1, with translation MMLNSDTMELDLPLTHSETESGFSDCGGGAGPDGAGPGGPRGGPARGLEPGEPGRKDLQHLSREERRRRRRATAKYRTAHATRERIRVEAFNLAFAELRKLLPTLPPDKKLSKIEILRLAICYISYLNHVLDV